Proteins co-encoded in one Streptomyces sp. JH34 genomic window:
- a CDS encoding CGNR zinc finger domain-containing protein — translation MDVLLDLLNSRPLVDGKEQDALGDPAGGLRWAREHGGEGSLAELALLRETRDVLQDVVHGRSSPVALGPLLEGVHRTPEMASDGLRWLLRTAPHARLAAEVVLAWADTEERLPGRLRPCANEGCRLFLLDRSRANRARWCSMAVCGNREKARRHYERTR, via the coding sequence ATGGACGTGCTCCTGGACCTGCTCAACAGCAGGCCTCTTGTCGACGGCAAGGAGCAGGACGCGCTCGGCGACCCGGCCGGAGGTCTGCGCTGGGCGCGTGAGCACGGTGGTGAAGGGAGCCTCGCGGAACTGGCGCTGCTGCGCGAGACGCGGGACGTCCTGCAGGACGTCGTGCACGGAAGAAGCTCGCCCGTCGCGCTCGGCCCGCTGCTCGAAGGAGTTCACCGGACTCCGGAGATGGCTTCGGACGGCCTTCGGTGGCTGCTACGGACCGCCCCGCACGCCAGGCTGGCCGCGGAGGTGGTTCTCGCCTGGGCCGATACCGAGGAACGCCTGCCCGGCCGGCTGCGCCCCTGCGCCAACGAAGGGTGCCGGCTGTTCCTGCTCGACCGCAGCCGCGCCAATCGCGCCCGTTGGTGCTCCATGGCCGTCTGCGGCAACCGTGAAAAAGCGCGTCGCCACTACGAACGCACGCGCTGA